The following coding sequences are from one Leptolyngbya sp. NIES-3755 window:
- a CDS encoding methyl-accepting chemotaxis sensory transducer with phytochrome sensor (similar to AA sequence:cyanobase_aa:LBDG_33740) yields the protein MSASRRTEPTLDMSSMFSAEPTLEEFTAFLSETTVETNGNDSTIDFQEPTEYTNGTSRAEPEDTGREIQQVVTALTGLKSELKRAGLLDKPNVQNLFRQVAEFAANQPKKSNQQGASRELRYQRKQLSAISAQMRQMSDLDALLKVFVKVARETLQVDRAIIYRFGSQDTGAIVSESIQRGWTPALGESPALTCFCFDQPEDYVKHQVVVIEDVNRVDLMPYQHQLLEQLQVKASLSLPIRVSGQAWGLLVVHQCSRTRLWQEVEINLLHQLCLELTINLQQSEFSTKLAQQDEAERAIFKVIDRIRRSLDLDTVFRTTTQEIRQLLRVDRVAIYRFEEDWSGEFVAESTAQGWNSLLQEQIDNPTLKQNISECSVKTLGNGAARLTDTHLQQTQGGKLAKGTAFRSVSDIYEMGFSPCYVEMLERYQTRAYVIVPILRNQKLWGLLAAYQNSGARHWQDAEISLMTRIGTQLGVAIQQAENLHQLQSQTEQLLKVAERERAAARVVEKIRTSLDLNTIFKTATQEVRQFLNTDRVGVYRFNPDWSGEFVSESVTSGWISVMEEQMQNAAFKESASDCDIKTIGKGKSIDTYLQQTQGGAYTKGANFRAVSDVYKAGFSPCYLGVLERYQARAYIIVPIMQGEKLWGLLAAYQNSGIRHWEESEIALMTQIGTQLGVAIQQAEYLKQVETQTEQLAKSAARERNFIRVIDQVNKSVLDKIRQFDDIETIFGQTTQQIRQFLQADRIAIYRFNNDWGGEFVSESVAPGWSRLVGADVHTAWNDTHLQETQGGRYRNHESFVVNDIYKVGHLPCHVEMLEQFQVKAYMIVPIFSGQKLWGLMGAYQNSAPRHWEESEVNLLAQLGAQLGVAIQQSEYLLQIQRQAEREKILSKVSDRIRQSIDIVRQSSDISKIFQVTTQDIRQLLKVDRAAIYRFNPDWSGDFIYESVGSGWGKLVGTDIGTNVKDSYLRETQGGRYRNRESLAIDDIYNAGHDPCHVELLEKFEARAYVLVPVFQNQELWGILAVYQNSGTRHWEEADVILLNQIAGQLGVALEQVDSLEKLRMQSEQLTQAAQREKTAKEQLQMQVIQLLAAIKPVFSGDLTVRVPVVENEVGTIADAYNNTIQSLRKIVTQVQTTASKVSNTSRSSSGAITKLTQQAEEQLQEVTRALDQLQAMVSSTQAVAANARQVETALQQANQMVRSGDAAMNRTVDGILAIRETVAETSKKIKRLSESSQKISKVVSLISSFTTQTQLLALNASIEATRAGEYGRGFTVVADEVRSLARQSADATREIEKLAQEIQSETSAVATAMDTGIQQVVSGSGLVSETRQQLTEIMTATAQISQLVHGITQATLAQTQQSKLVTQSMTDVAALANKNSAQSSQISSSFQELLTTAQQLQTSVGQFKVS from the coding sequence ATGTCCGCGTCGCGTCGTACTGAACCCACTCTCGATATGTCCTCTATGTTTTCTGCTGAACCCACGCTTGAAGAATTCACTGCTTTTCTTTCAGAAACCACCGTTGAAACGAACGGCAACGATTCTACGATCGACTTCCAAGAGCCAACCGAATACACAAACGGGACAAGTCGAGCAGAACCAGAAGACACCGGGCGAGAAATTCAGCAAGTCGTAACGGCTCTGACTGGATTAAAATCAGAACTCAAACGCGCCGGACTCTTAGACAAGCCAAACGTCCAAAATCTCTTTCGTCAAGTGGCTGAATTCGCCGCCAATCAGCCGAAGAAATCGAATCAGCAAGGTGCATCGAGAGAACTCCGCTATCAGCGTAAGCAACTCAGCGCGATCTCGGCTCAAATGCGTCAGATGTCCGATCTAGATGCCTTGTTGAAAGTCTTTGTGAAAGTTGCTCGTGAAACGCTACAAGTCGATCGAGCAATCATTTACCGATTCGGATCGCAAGACACGGGCGCGATCGTATCTGAATCGATTCAACGCGGTTGGACACCTGCTCTCGGTGAATCTCCTGCACTGACTTGCTTCTGTTTCGATCAACCGGAAGACTATGTAAAGCACCAAGTCGTTGTCATTGAAGATGTTAACCGTGTCGATTTGATGCCGTATCAACATCAACTTCTTGAACAATTGCAAGTAAAAGCGAGTCTGAGCTTACCGATTCGCGTTTCTGGGCAAGCTTGGGGCTTACTTGTGGTTCATCAATGTTCGCGCACGAGACTTTGGCAAGAAGTTGAAATCAATCTTCTGCATCAACTGTGTCTAGAATTAACGATCAATCTACAGCAATCGGAATTTTCGACTAAGTTAGCTCAGCAAGACGAAGCAGAGCGGGCGATTTTTAAAGTGATTGATCGCATTCGTCGATCGCTTGATCTCGACACGGTGTTCCGCACTACAACTCAAGAAATTCGACAGTTATTGAGAGTCGATCGAGTCGCGATCTACCGTTTTGAAGAAGATTGGAGCGGCGAATTTGTTGCAGAATCGACCGCACAAGGCTGGAATTCGCTACTTCAAGAACAAATCGATAATCCGACCCTGAAGCAAAACATCAGTGAGTGTAGTGTTAAAACACTCGGTAATGGTGCTGCACGTCTTACCGATACGCATCTCCAGCAAACTCAGGGGGGCAAACTCGCAAAAGGAACTGCATTCCGTTCTGTGAGCGACATCTACGAAATGGGATTCTCGCCCTGCTACGTTGAAATGCTGGAGCGCTATCAAACGAGAGCTTATGTGATTGTCCCAATTTTGCGAAATCAGAAACTTTGGGGACTTTTAGCGGCGTATCAAAATTCAGGTGCTCGTCATTGGCAAGATGCAGAAATTTCGCTAATGACCCGAATTGGTACACAGTTGGGTGTTGCAATTCAACAAGCAGAAAATCTACACCAACTCCAATCGCAAACTGAACAACTCTTGAAAGTCGCTGAACGGGAACGAGCCGCAGCACGAGTGGTTGAGAAAATTCGGACTTCGCTTGATCTCAATACGATTTTCAAAACCGCGACTCAGGAAGTTCGGCAGTTTTTGAACACCGATCGCGTTGGAGTTTACCGATTTAATCCCGATTGGAGTGGCGAGTTTGTTTCCGAATCGGTCACATCAGGTTGGATTTCAGTGATGGAAGAGCAGATGCAAAATGCTGCATTCAAAGAAAGCGCCAGCGATTGTGACATCAAAACGATCGGGAAAGGCAAATCGATCGATACATATCTCCAGCAGACTCAAGGAGGCGCTTACACCAAAGGCGCAAACTTCAGAGCCGTTTCGGATGTCTACAAAGCCGGATTCTCGCCTTGTTACTTGGGAGTATTGGAACGCTATCAAGCCAGAGCTTACATCATTGTCCCGATTATGCAGGGTGAAAAGTTGTGGGGCTTGTTGGCAGCGTACCAGAACTCAGGTATTCGACATTGGGAAGAGTCTGAAATTGCCTTGATGACGCAGATTGGCACTCAACTTGGAGTGGCGATTCAACAGGCAGAGTATTTGAAGCAAGTCGAAACTCAGACTGAACAATTGGCAAAATCAGCCGCACGAGAGCGCAACTTTATTCGTGTGATTGACCAGGTGAATAAGTCTGTATTGGATAAGATTCGCCAATTTGACGACATTGAAACGATTTTTGGACAGACCACTCAGCAGATTCGGCAATTTCTACAAGCCGATCGCATTGCTATCTATCGCTTTAACAATGATTGGGGTGGCGAATTCGTTTCTGAATCGGTTGCTCCAGGATGGTCGCGGCTCGTTGGAGCAGATGTTCACACCGCTTGGAATGACACACATTTGCAAGAAACTCAAGGGGGACGGTATCGCAATCATGAAAGCTTCGTTGTGAATGACATCTACAAAGTGGGACATCTACCGTGCCACGTTGAGATGCTGGAACAGTTCCAAGTTAAGGCGTATATGATTGTGCCAATCTTCTCAGGGCAAAAGCTTTGGGGATTGATGGGAGCTTATCAGAATAGCGCTCCACGTCATTGGGAAGAGTCTGAAGTGAACTTGCTGGCTCAACTGGGTGCACAGTTGGGAGTTGCAATTCAACAATCTGAATATCTATTGCAAATTCAGCGACAAGCAGAGCGGGAGAAGATTCTATCGAAAGTGAGCGATCGTATTCGTCAATCGATCGACATTGTGCGCCAATCTTCGGATATCAGCAAGATTTTCCAGGTTACGACGCAAGACATTCGCCAACTCTTAAAGGTCGATCGGGCTGCGATCTATCGTTTTAATCCAGATTGGAGTGGCGATTTTATCTACGAATCGGTTGGAAGCGGATGGGGTAAGCTCGTGGGCACGGATATCGGAACGAATGTGAAAGATTCCTATCTGCGTGAAACCCAAGGGGGACGATATCGCAATCGGGAAAGTTTAGCGATCGATGATATCTACAATGCTGGACATGATCCTTGTCACGTTGAGCTTTTAGAGAAGTTTGAAGCGAGAGCGTATGTCCTCGTTCCAGTCTTCCAGAATCAAGAACTTTGGGGAATTCTCGCTGTGTACCAGAACAGTGGAACGCGGCATTGGGAAGAAGCTGACGTGATCTTGCTGAATCAGATTGCAGGACAGCTTGGGGTCGCACTTGAACAAGTAGACTCACTGGAAAAACTCAGAATGCAGTCTGAACAATTGACGCAAGCGGCTCAACGTGAAAAGACCGCAAAAGAACAATTGCAAATGCAGGTGATTCAACTATTAGCAGCAATTAAACCTGTGTTCTCAGGAGACTTAACGGTTCGAGTTCCAGTGGTTGAAAATGAAGTCGGCACGATCGCGGATGCTTACAACAACACAATTCAAAGCTTGAGAAAAATCGTAACTCAGGTGCAAACTACAGCATCGAAAGTGTCCAATACTTCTCGGAGTAGCAGTGGCGCGATTACGAAACTGACTCAGCAAGCGGAAGAACAGCTACAAGAAGTGACTCGTGCCTTAGATCAGCTTCAAGCGATGGTGAGTTCGACTCAAGCAGTGGCGGCAAATGCTCGACAGGTAGAAACCGCACTGCAACAAGCAAATCAAATGGTTCGATCGGGAGATGCTGCGATGAACCGTACTGTCGATGGAATTCTCGCAATTCGAGAAACGGTGGCGGAAACCAGTAAGAAGATCAAACGACTGAGTGAATCGTCTCAAAAGATCTCGAAAGTTGTGAGCTTGATTAGCAGTTTCACAACTCAGACTCAACTGTTGGCTTTGAATGCGTCGATCGAAGCAACTCGCGCTGGAGAGTACGGACGCGGGTTTACCGTGGTTGCAGATGAAGTGCGATCGCTGGCACGACAATCGGCAGATGCAACTCGTGAAATTGAAAAACTGGCACAAGAGATTCAATCTGAAACGAGTGCGGTTGCGACTGCAATGGATACCGGAATCCAGCAGGTTGTGAGTGGATCGGGATTAGTGAGTGAGACTCGTCAGCAATTGACTGAGATTATGACTGCAACGGCACAAATTAGTCAGTTAGTTCATGGCATTACTCAGGCAACCTTGGCACAAACTCAACAATCCAAGTTAGTCACTCAATCGATGACTGACGTGGCAGCGCTAGCAAACAAAAACTCGGCTCAGTCTAGTCAAATCTCGTCCTCGTTCCAGGAATTGCTGACCACCGCACAACAACTGCAAACCAGTGTCGGACAGTTCAAAGTGAGTTAG
- a CDS encoding hypothetical protein (hypothetical protein MC7420_3552;~similar to AA sequence:cyanobase_aa:LBDG_33730) — MMDLAEFATSSLSTASITSLESLLSPPAAIEPLQKFLRFRLDTAQTMLLAVEDIAAVQTIPISDILPVPQMSPYVLGMSNWRGEALWLVDLFQQLGLKANTTWSGTTAERITTVSAIVIQSGRKSLGLVVPEIDEIEEHNPDSLLKPSPDLFPESILKFIKGYFKHDRSVVLSTTAVIQDLDLQIHQFNSF, encoded by the coding sequence ATGATGGATCTTGCTGAGTTCGCGACATCGTCCCTGTCTACTGCTTCGATTACCAGTTTGGAATCTCTGTTGAGTCCACCTGCTGCGATCGAGCCACTCCAGAAATTTCTGCGGTTTCGGCTCGATACTGCTCAAACGATGCTCTTAGCGGTCGAAGACATTGCCGCTGTGCAGACGATCCCCATTTCGGACATTCTGCCTGTGCCTCAAATGAGTCCTTATGTCTTAGGAATGTCGAACTGGCGAGGAGAAGCACTCTGGCTCGTTGATTTATTTCAGCAACTTGGCTTGAAAGCAAACACGACTTGGAGTGGAACGACGGCTGAACGAATTACTACGGTGAGCGCGATCGTCATTCAGTCCGGTCGGAAATCTCTCGGTTTAGTTGTTCCAGAAATTGACGAAATCGAGGAACACAATCCAGACAGCTTGCTAAAGCCATCACCCGATTTGTTTCCTGAATCCATTTTGAAATTCATCAAAGGATATTTTAAGCACGATCGCAGCGTTGTCTTAAGTACGACGGCTGTAATCCAAGATCTAGATTTACAAATTCACCAATTCAATTCCTTTTAA
- a CDS encoding two-component response regulator, CheY subfamily (similar to AA sequence:cyanobase_aa:LBDG_33720): protein MKTVLVVEDSMTEMQLLTGYLQKAGLTVVSAQSGEEAQTKLMTQTPDLIVLDVILPGQSGFELCRELKADPKTSQIPVVICSTKDTDVDMMWGNLLGANAYLPKPVDPTALLSTIRQLMVI, encoded by the coding sequence ATGAAAACGGTTTTGGTAGTCGAAGATAGTATGACCGAAATGCAGTTGCTCACGGGCTATTTGCAAAAAGCAGGATTAACCGTTGTGAGTGCCCAAAGTGGCGAAGAAGCACAAACCAAACTCATGACCCAAACGCCTGACTTGATTGTGCTAGACGTGATTTTGCCCGGTCAAAGTGGTTTTGAACTCTGCCGCGAACTCAAAGCTGATCCGAAAACTAGCCAAATTCCAGTCGTCATCTGTTCCACCAAAGATACAGATGTAGACATGATGTGGGGCAATTTACTCGGTGCAAACGCTTACCTTCCCAAGCCCGTTGATCCCACTGCACTGCTCAGCACGATCCGTCAACTCATGGTGATTTAA
- a CDS encoding response regulator receiver domain protein (similar to AA sequence:cyanobase_aa:LBDG_33710), translating to MLVDDSSTDSPSGLLGIRSRMHFSGRLDVSTSGQQWSLYLYMGRVIWATGGPHPRRRWHRYMTQHCPQLSPGAIALPHTDTPCQDYHTLNTLVKRQQVSPEQAVAVIRSTVVDVLFDIIQQEETRPVTFKSDAEDMLEASLALLNAEQLLGEVQQQWNTWRSLGLADHSPNLAPVLRHPEQLQEHAPEKVYKMLVSLVDGRRTLRDLAMLMKQDLLQLTRVLVPLYRKGLVALTKIPDLAPTGVRPDAVPASDNSGIPSSGATRSGIVSSPPITGSNTAPLIACIDDSLRECQIMERILTEAGYQFVGIQDSIQALPTLLEKKPGLIFLDLVMPIANGYEICAQIRRVSAFKDIPIVILTSNDGIIDRVRAKFVGSSGFLAKPVDADRVLAIARKVLPIHD from the coding sequence ATGTTAGTTGATGATTCTTCAACCGATTCTCCGAGCGGTTTGCTTGGCATTCGTAGCCGGATGCACTTTAGCGGACGGTTAGATGTCTCCACCAGCGGACAGCAATGGAGCTTATACCTCTATATGGGTCGCGTCATTTGGGCAACGGGTGGACCGCATCCCCGTCGCCGTTGGCATCGTTATATGACTCAGCACTGTCCCCAACTGAGTCCGGGAGCGATCGCGCTTCCCCACACAGATACGCCTTGTCAGGACTATCACACGCTCAACACCTTAGTTAAGCGTCAGCAAGTTAGTCCAGAGCAAGCCGTCGCGGTCATTCGTAGCACCGTGGTCGATGTCCTATTCGACATTATTCAACAAGAAGAAACTCGACCCGTCACGTTCAAATCCGATGCCGAGGACATGTTAGAGGCATCCCTAGCACTGCTGAACGCGGAGCAGCTTCTCGGCGAAGTTCAACAACAGTGGAATACTTGGCGATCGCTGGGTCTTGCCGATCATTCTCCCAATCTCGCACCCGTCTTGCGGCATCCCGAACAACTCCAAGAACACGCCCCAGAAAAAGTCTACAAAATGCTGGTTTCGCTGGTAGACGGTCGGAGAACACTGCGAGATTTGGCGATGCTGATGAAGCAAGACTTACTCCAACTGACGCGGGTTCTCGTCCCCCTCTACCGAAAAGGATTGGTCGCCCTCACCAAAATTCCTGATCTCGCTCCTACAGGAGTCCGCCCCGATGCTGTCCCTGCTTCAGATAATTCTGGCATTCCCAGTTCTGGAGCAACTCGCTCAGGCATTGTGTCCTCGCCTCCCATCACAGGCTCAAATACTGCGCCTCTCATCGCCTGCATTGATGACAGTCTGCGCGAATGTCAAATCATGGAACGCATTCTAACCGAAGCAGGCTATCAGTTCGTTGGCATCCAAGACTCAATCCAAGCATTGCCAACCTTGCTGGAGAAAAAACCCGGATTAATTTTTCTCGATCTCGTCATGCCGATCGCGAATGGGTACGAAATCTGCGCTCAAATTCGACGGGTCTCTGCTTTCAAAGATATCCCGATCGTTATTTTGACGAGCAACGACGGAATCATAGATCGAGTTCGGGCAAAATTTGTCGGATCTTCGGGATTCCTCGCGAAGCCAGTCGATGCCGATCGTGTGTTAGCCATCGCCCGAAAAGTGCTGCCTATTCACGATTGA
- a CDS encoding EmrB/QacA subfamily drug resistance transporter (similar to AA sequence:cyanobase_aa:LBDG_02940) — MTTVAANRDRVSLKTWIGVFGTVLGAFMAVLDIQITNSSLRDIQAALGATLEEGSWISTSYLVAEIIVIPLTGWLSQVFSVRRYLLVNATLFVCFSIACAFAWDLPSMIVARAFQGFTGGILIPMAFTVLLTTLPPSKQPIGMALFGITATFAPSIGPTLGGWLTENFSWHYVFYINLFPGLLLIAAVWYAIDPKPMQLHLLKQGDWGGIIAMAIGLGSLQVVLEEGSRKDWFSSNLIAQLSILAVIFLSVFFTIELTRKRPFINLRLLKERNFGLASIINVSLGLGLYGSIYILPLYLGQIQGYTAMQIGEVLMWVGFPQLLIIPFVPKLMRKIDIRLLIGIGVILFATSCFMNSHLTADSGIDQLRWSQLVRAMGQPLIMVPLSSVATAGLPPAQAGSASGLFNMMRNLGGSIGIAAVATLLTQREQFHSNRLGESVSQYNPAAQEAINQATQYFVSRGSDLATAQNQAILSIANRVRQQAYIQAFNDCFYFIAIALLVSGIAVLFLKKIKASGMSAAH; from the coding sequence GTGACCACTGTAGCCGCAAATCGCGATCGCGTTTCTCTTAAAACCTGGATTGGTGTCTTCGGAACCGTCTTAGGTGCATTCATGGCAGTATTGGATATCCAAATCACAAATTCATCACTCAGAGATATCCAAGCTGCATTAGGCGCAACGTTAGAAGAAGGATCTTGGATTTCGACTTCTTACTTAGTTGCAGAAATTATCGTGATTCCATTAACCGGATGGTTATCACAAGTATTTTCAGTACGGCGCTATTTATTAGTGAATGCAACTTTATTTGTGTGTTTCTCGATCGCTTGTGCCTTCGCGTGGGATCTACCATCGATGATCGTGGCACGAGCGTTTCAAGGATTCACAGGCGGAATTTTAATTCCAATGGCATTTACAGTGCTTCTCACCACATTGCCTCCTTCAAAGCAACCGATCGGCATGGCATTGTTTGGAATTACTGCAACTTTTGCACCTTCGATCGGTCCAACACTTGGAGGCTGGTTGACTGAAAATTTCAGTTGGCACTATGTGTTCTATATCAATCTCTTTCCAGGATTATTGTTAATTGCTGCGGTCTGGTATGCGATCGATCCAAAACCCATGCAGTTACACCTTCTCAAACAAGGGGATTGGGGCGGAATTATTGCAATGGCGATCGGGCTTGGATCGCTACAAGTTGTGCTCGAAGAAGGCAGTCGCAAAGACTGGTTTAGTTCAAATTTAATTGCTCAACTCTCGATTCTTGCAGTGATTTTCCTGTCGGTCTTTTTTACGATCGAACTCACCCGCAAACGCCCTTTCATTAACTTACGCCTACTCAAAGAACGCAACTTTGGTTTAGCCAGCATTATTAATGTCAGTCTAGGGTTAGGACTTTATGGATCGATTTACATTCTGCCGCTGTATCTAGGACAGATCCAAGGCTACACCGCTATGCAAATTGGTGAAGTCCTCATGTGGGTTGGATTTCCTCAACTCCTCATCATTCCCTTTGTGCCAAAATTGATGCGGAAGATTGATATCCGACTGCTGATCGGAATTGGTGTAATTTTGTTTGCAACAAGCTGCTTCATGAATTCTCATCTCACTGCTGATTCTGGAATCGATCAATTGCGCTGGTCACAGCTTGTTCGTGCAATGGGACAACCTTTAATCATGGTTCCGCTCTCAAGTGTTGCAACGGCTGGATTGCCACCTGCCCAAGCGGGTTCTGCATCCGGACTCTTCAATATGATGCGAAACTTAGGAGGCTCGATCGGGATTGCAGCCGTCGCAACTCTCCTGACTCAGCGCGAACAATTCCACTCCAATCGACTCGGTGAATCAGTTTCACAGTACAATCCCGCCGCTCAAGAAGCAATTAATCAAGCCACTCAATATTTTGTCAGTCGAGGTTCAGATTTAGCAACCGCACAGAACCAGGCAATATTATCGATCGCGAATCGAGTTCGACAACAGGCTTACATCCAAGCATTTAATGACTGTTTCTACTTTATTGCGATCGCGCTTCTAGTCAGCGGAATTGCCGTTTTGTTCCTCAAGAAAATCAAAGCATCCGGCATGTCTGCTGCTCATTAA
- a CDS encoding major facilitator superfamily MFS_1 (similar to AA sequence:cyanobase_aa:Cyan7425_0968), whose product MPLGSPAVFRALRSRNYRLFFAGQGLSLIGTWMTQTAVIWLVYHLTNSALMLGVVGFAQQIPNFFLSPFAGVLVDRWNRRNTLIVTQALSMLQSLALTVLALTGMIDVWHIIALSVFQGCVNAVDMPTRQSFVVELVEKREDLGNAIALNSSIFNSARLVGPAIAGLLVAAVGTTACFAIDTVSYIAVILGLLAMRLKPRAIPIKAAQSGVLQQLKEGLNYSFGFPPIRAILLLIGLVSFVGMPYTVLAPIFATQYLKGGAETLGFLMAASGLGALCSALYLGSRRSVMGLGKIMAIAPAGFGLAIIVFSQSRMLWLSLVALFFAGACLILQSTSGNTILQTIVDEDKRGRVMSLYALAFTSMVTFGNLIAGSLANLIGAPNTLAMGGIICIAASLFFGQQLPALRQLVIPIYVRLGILQSPHPYQPHP is encoded by the coding sequence ATGCCACTTGGATCGCCCGCTGTGTTCCGTGCCTTACGATCGCGCAATTACCGTCTGTTTTTTGCAGGTCAGGGCTTGTCATTAATCGGAACTTGGATGACTCAGACAGCGGTGATCTGGCTGGTTTATCACCTAACGAATTCTGCTTTAATGCTTGGTGTTGTTGGCTTTGCTCAACAGATTCCAAATTTCTTTCTCAGTCCATTTGCGGGAGTGTTAGTCGATCGTTGGAATCGCCGCAATACGCTGATTGTGACTCAAGCTCTATCGATGTTGCAATCGTTAGCTTTAACTGTTCTAGCGCTCACTGGGATGATCGATGTTTGGCACATTATCGCGCTCAGTGTCTTCCAAGGTTGTGTGAATGCGGTGGATATGCCAACTCGCCAGTCTTTTGTCGTGGAATTGGTTGAAAAGCGTGAAGATCTGGGAAATGCGATCGCGCTAAATTCTTCAATTTTCAACAGTGCCCGATTAGTTGGACCTGCGATCGCAGGATTGCTCGTGGCGGCAGTAGGAACAACCGCTTGTTTTGCGATCGACACCGTGAGTTACATTGCCGTAATTCTTGGCTTGTTAGCAATGCGACTTAAACCAAGAGCAATTCCAATCAAAGCTGCACAATCTGGAGTTTTGCAACAATTAAAAGAGGGACTTAACTACTCATTCGGATTTCCACCAATCCGAGCCATTCTTTTACTTATTGGGTTAGTGAGCTTCGTCGGAATGCCCTATACCGTATTGGCTCCTATCTTTGCTACACAGTATCTCAAAGGGGGAGCCGAAACGCTTGGATTTTTGATGGCGGCTTCTGGACTCGGTGCGCTCTGTTCTGCTCTCTATCTTGGATCGCGGCGAAGCGTGATGGGACTTGGAAAAATTATGGCGATCGCACCCGCTGGATTTGGACTTGCAATCATTGTATTTTCACAATCTAGAATGCTCTGGTTATCACTCGTTGCACTGTTCTTTGCGGGTGCATGTTTAATTTTGCAATCCACTTCGGGCAATACAATTTTGCAAACGATCGTGGATGAAGATAAACGCGGTCGAGTCATGAGCTTATACGCGCTTGCCTTTACCAGTATGGTGACGTTTGGCAATCTCATTGCAGGCAGTTTAGCGAATCTAATCGGCGCACCCAATACACTAGCGATGGGTGGAATCATCTGCATCGCTGCATCGCTCTTTTTTGGACAACAATTACCCGCGCTTCGTCAGCTAGTCATTCCAATTTACGTCCGACTTGGTATTCTTCAATCTCCCCATCCTTATCAGCCTCATCCTTAA